The region CAAGAATTACAACTGCAGGAAATATGCCTAGTAGATACGTAATACATACCGTTGGACCTGTGTACAGAGATGGAACAAGTGGAGAAGAAAAATTATTATATAATGCATATTATAATTCTCTAAAGCTGGCCAAAGAATATAATTTAAAAACCATAGCATTTCCTGCTATCTCCACTGGAGTTTATAATTACCCAAAACTAGATGCTGCAGAGGTGGCAACTAGAGCTGTAATGGATTTTATTGCCAAAGAGAATTTTATTGAAGAAGTATATTTTGTATTGTTTAACCAAGATAACTACCAAATATATAAGGAAATTTTGGACAAAAAGCTAAATGGCTAATTTAAGATATTTTTAATGGTTTAATAGGTTATGCCAATTTTTGATATTGACTTTTTAATCCTTATATTATAATATCGAATAAGGTTTTAAAAATTATGTAAAGGATGTGTTTATCATTTTTGGCGATACACATAAGATTATAGGTTGCAACATCTGTGATAATATTTATGATATCTATGGGATTAAATTAGATAAGAATAAACTGTTATGGGGTTCAGTAGCACCAGACATATTACCACAATTTAGACTACACAGACATTATAAAAAAGAGAGTCTTAATTATATTGTAAATGAAATAATTAAATTAATTTTTTTAAGCAGATTTGTAGATTTCAATTCAGCGGCTGACCCATTAGCAATTAAATTATTAAGCAAAAAAATTGGTATCATATCCCATTATTTAAGTGATTTTGTCTGCCTTCCACATGCAGAAAGATGGACTTATGTAAACAGCATGTTTAAGCATATTAAGTATGAGTCAGGGCTAAATGATTATGCAATGAATCACAATTTTAAAAAGAATGTAATAACTATAGATGATATAGATATGTTTCAGAACCGAGTCATTAAGCTTAAGGTACTGTTAAAGAAATATATAGAAGATGTAATTGAGGAATATTCACTTAAGACTGGATTTGCCAATGATCTGAATTTTGCATTATCACTGAATTTGAAAGTTTCTTATTTTATAATTGATACGGTTAAAGCATATAATGAAGAAAGATATAAAGATTTTGCTTTTGAATTTTAGTCCTTCTTATCTGTGGATAGGGAGGATTTTTTCTAAGGAGAAGGATATGTAATAATTTAAGGAGGAAAATTGGTGAATAAAAATAGGATAGGCATACTGTTCTTAGTATTGGCGTTTCTCATAATTACAACGAGTTGTAATGTAGTTACGGATACAATACCCTCTGAGGATTATGAAAATCTACTTAAAATCCATTTTATTGATGTGGGACAAGGAGATTCGACTTTAATACAGCTCCCCAATGGTGAGGTATCTCTAATTGATGGAGGGCCTGGAAGTGCCCAAGATAAGGTAGTCAAATATATTGAGGTATTAGGTATAGAAGAAATAGATCATTTAATAGTCACCCATCCCCATGAAGACCATATAGGAGGCCTACCCCAGATAGTGGAGAATTTTAAAATTAAAAAGGTGTATATGCCCAATAAAACGGCTAATACGGTTGTATTCGAGGAATTATTGTTGGCGATTAAAAAGCAAAATTTAAATATAGATATAGTCAAAGCTGGAGATTACCTAATAGATGAAGAACAACTAAAATTTTATTTTTTAGCTCCTAATAGAGATGATTATGATGCAACAAATGATTTTTCAATTGTTTCTAAAATAGATTTTTTCGATAACTCATTAATTGTAGCTGGAGATGCGGAAAAAAATTCGGAAATGGATATGATAGATAGTGGTTTAGACCTTAAAGCAGATCTATTAAGGGTAGGTCATCATGGCGGTAGAACTTCTACTAATGATGACTTTTTAGAAAAGGTTAATCCTAAGTATTCAATAATAAGCGTAGGGAGGGAGAATGCCTATGGGCATCCACATAGGGAAACCTTAGAGAGATTAAATAAAATAGGCACTAAGATTTTAAGAACTGACCGATTAGGAGATATAGTATTTATATCAGATGGACAACGCTGGGTTTATGAAACGGAGATTGCAAGAAAAGAGAATGCTGTTGCAATAATGTATATTGGAAATAAAAACACTAAGGTACTCCATAGTATAGAATGTAACTCATTACCAATTGAGGAAAACCGTATATTTTTTACATCCATTGTGGAGGCAGAAAACATGGGTTATAGACCTCATAAAAATTGCATTAAATAGGGGGAGATTAGGTGAAAGGTATAGTTGATAGGTTTGAGGAGGATCGGGTCGTAATTGAAATATTGAGCGATGGCGGGGTCTTAGAGTTTGATAGAGTACTTTTTCCTGATAATCTAAAAGAAGGGGATGTAGTAGAATATATAAAAGATAGATTTGTTATTAACGAAGAGGAGACAAGAGAAAGGGAAAGAAAAACTAACGATTTATTCAATTCTTTGATCAAAAAATAAAAATAACCTATTGACATATATGGTTAAATTGAATATAATACCTTATTAATATGGTGAAAGCGATGATGGGAAGAGTAGTCATTAAGGAAGTTTCAGAGAGTCGGTACTTGGTGGGAATCCGGCACGGAATTAATGATGAAGAACATCCCTAAGCATCTAACCGAAATTTGCTATTGTAAAGAGTAGGCTTAGACGGGTATAGTCCGTTATCAACTATGCAGTATCGAATGATTCTTTATTGAATTATTCTGTACTGGCTAAAGAGAGCCTTTTGCTAATTAAGGTGGCACCGCGGAAGTTAACCTTTCGTCCTTTAGGATGAAAGGTTTTTTATTTTAATTATTCAGGAGGGATAAACATGAGAGGATTAGATGTTAAGGAAACTCAAATAGCTATAAAAATTATCAAGGATTATTTTGAGAGGCAATTGGCCAAAAAGTTAAATTTAATTAGGGTATCAGCTCCACTATTTGTAAGACCCGAGTCAGGTTTAAATGATTATCTGAGCGGGGTAGAAAAGGCTGTATCATTTAAAATGAGAAAATATAATGAGGAAATAGAAATAGTTCAATCCTTAGCAAAATGGAAAAGATTCGCATTAAAACGATATGGTTTTAAGATAGGTGAAGGGATTTATACGGACATGAATGCGATTAGACCTGATGAAGTTCTTGACCGAACCCATTCTATATATGTTGATCAATGGGATTGGGAAAAGGTAATTTCAAAAGAAAATAGGAATGAAGAATATCTTAAAAAAGTGGTGAAAGATATATATGAAGTATTTAAAGCTACAGAAAAAAGAATTAATAGAATATATCCTTTTTTGAAAGCTAAACTACCGGAAGAGATAAAGTTCATAACAACACAAGAGTTGGAAGATAGATATCCCGACAAAAGCCCTAAAGAAAGAGAACATTTAATTTGTGAGGAATATAAAGCAGTTTTCTTGATGAAAATAGGCTGCAGATTAAAATCTGGTTTTCCCCATGATGGCAGATCACCTGACTATGATGATTGGGAATTGAACGGAGACATTCTGTTCTGGAATCCCATCTTAGGTGAGGCTTTAGAATTATCTAGCATGGGGATAAGGGTAGATGGTGCTGCATTAGAAAAACAATTAAAAATTGCAAATGCAGAAGAAAGGAAGGAGTTTATCTATCATAAAATGTTGCTAGAAGGGGAGCTACCTCTTACTATTGGTGGGGGAATTGGCCAGTCTAGAATATGTATGTATTTCCTAGAAAAAAGACATATTGGGCAAGTTCAAGCTTCGGTTTGGACGGATAGTATAATTGAAGAATGTGAAAAGGAAAAAATATTTTTACTTTAGTCAAAATATGTTGTAAAATAGAGTAAAAAAGGTAAGGAGTTTTGAAATGTTTAAAAAGCATAGGTTGCCATATTTATTATTGGGATTAGGTATAGGAATTATTGTTACAAATGCTGTATATACTTTTTATCCTCAATGGACATATAGAGAGTACACAGATGAAGAAATAATAGAGAAGGCAAAAGAACTAGGAATGGTTTTCATAAAGGATAATATTAACATTACTGCTACTACTAACCAAGAAGATATTCAAAATCATGTTCAGAATGAAAAAGAAGCTGAAGAGTTGCGGATTGAAGAAGAAATAGAAACTCAAGAGGGAGGGAAAACTCAAGAAGAGGAAATTTATAATGAAATAGCAATCGAAGATGTAGAGGAGATAACCTTTTCTATAAAATATGGAGATTCCCTTATTAAGGTGTCCAGAGGACTAGAAAAGGCAGGCATAATAAATGATGCAGAAGATTTTTTAAAGTATGGAAAGGCAAAAGGGATAGATAAAAGGCTCAGGGTAGGAGATTATAAATTGACGAAAGGATTAGATTATGATACTATAATATCCATATTGTTAAAACAGGAAGAGTTAAACAAAAGTAATACTAAATAATTATTTTTAAACCAAGCATTGGACTGGTTTCAATGCTTTTTATTTTTCTATTTATATTAATTAGATTTTTAATAAAAATAATAAAGTTAATCCCAGAAATATCGTTTCTTGTAGTATAATATAATTAAGTGTCAAAATTAAAAAGAAAAAGATGGTTTAATCCTCCAGAGTTTTGGAAACAATTGCTATGGGGAGGGATTATTTTGGTATTGGCAAAAGCTGAACTTTGGCAAATCTATAACGGGCTAAGATATAATTTCTTGTATAATGGCGATATAAACTCAATACATATCCTCCTGAATTTATACGATTTGGAAACGAGAATGACAAATATTTCTCCTAAGTATGTTTGTACTAAGGAGATTAGGAGAAGGGTAAGAAGGCTTTTGTTTCCAAGAAAAGATAGACAACTTATATCTAATAACATTACAATGTTAATCCATGAAGATATAAATAGGCTAGAATTGACCATATATTTAGAAGGATATAAAAACGGATTTTACAATAATAAATGGGCTAATATATTGGAAGATAAAGCTATAGAACATTATTCTATAGATATGCTGTATGAAAGAAACTTTTTATTCCACTACAATGTTTCTATAGATGAAGTAAAAAAATTAAAAATTAAAATTTGTGAAGATATAGATAGGGAGAATGAGGAGAAAAAACATCTAACAGACTTTATAACTACATACTGTGAAAGGGTTATAAAAAGTAAGATATATAATTTAAATATGTATATTGATAAACAGCTGAAGATAGAATATAATTTCAATAAACCTAATATAAAAGAGGAATCTTATCTATCTACAAAGGAAATAAGAGACCTATACAAAATGATAGTAGATATAATAATTAAAAATGCCATAAATCTATATAAAGAAGCAAGCTGGTTTGGAATAAATGATAGGGTTCTTAATAGGTATATATAAATTGGGGGGATTATGATGTATGTAAAAAATCACATGCTAAGAAGGGAAAAATTAGTTACTTTGGATTTACAAGATAATATTTATACAGCCTTAAAGAAAATCCAAGAAGGAGATTTTATGTCTTTACCCGTTTTAGAAGGTGATGAATTTAAAGGTTATCTAATGAAAGAGGCTATATACAGAAATTATTTTGAATATAACCAAGGAGATAAGAATGAATTTTTGAAGAATACAAAGGTCAAGGACTTATATAGTACTAATTTTAGATCCATAAAAGAAGATGATTACATAGAAAATGCTTCATATCTTTTAAAGGAATGGAGGACTCCTTTTTTACCAGTTTTCGATTCGAAAAACAAGTTTACCGGTATTTTAACTCATAGCTCAATTTTCGATGCATTTTCGGAAATATTTGGATTGGATAAGGGGACTAGAATTGTAGTAAATATGCTAGATATTCCTGGACAACTGGCAAAGCTTACTGAAGTCATTAGGAAAGAAAATGTGAATATAATCAATTTTGCAGCAGTTGATGCTAAGGTATTAGATGTATATAGGGTAATAATCCGGGTGGACACAAAGGATGTAATTGGACTTATAGAAAAGATAGAAAAGGCTGGTTTTAAAATAGGAGAAATTTCTAGATAATATGCATGTATAAAATGTTGTAAATTGGGAAAAATATTCCTCTAGATAATACTGGAGGGATATTTATGAAAAAGCAGAATGCTATTTTAATCTTTTTATTTTGTACTGCTTTATTTTTAGTTAGCTTTATATTAGGATATAAGATTATGAGTGGAAAGGCGAAAAATGACAATTTAATTTCACATAATGGCAAAGGGGTAGATCCTTTGAACTTAGAGATATTAAAAGAAGAAGAACGGATTTCACCAAATGTCTATATAGAGAAGAAGATTCATTATAAAGCTTGTAATCATAACATAACAATAATTAATGATTTAGATGAAAATATAATAAATATGACGGAAAAAGAATACCGCGAATATATGAAAGAAAATTTTCCCAATGTAAGGATAGTCCATTTTACTACTAGTCGTATCATTTTAAGGGAAGAAAAAGACCATCTTTGTACTAACCACTATATAATCGGAGAGTCTGATGGAAAGGTTGCCATATATAAGATAGATGAATACGGCATGGAAGTATTAGATAAGGTTTTTAATGATTATCCTATAACCCTTTTAAAAGAAATAGATCAGAAAAAGTTAAAAGAGGGAATAAGAGTGGATAGTTTAGAAGAATTATCAGATGTGTTGGAAAACTTTATTAGTTAAACTAAGTTAGTTTATTAACTTAGTTTTTCTATTTAAAATGTGGTAATATGTATATATGATATATTATTGAAAGGGGAAAAAAATGATAATATTAGGCATTGATCCTGGACTTGCTATAGTAGGATATGGGGTAATTGAGTATAAAGGAAATAGATATAGGTTGCTGGACTATGGAGTTATTAGAACTGATTCAAATATTTTTTTTCCTCAAAGGCTAAAGTTAATTTATGACGAATTATCTTCTATTATAGATAGGTTTAATCCAGCGGATTTAGCAGTAGAAGAATTGTTTTTTAATAAGAATGTAAAGACAGCAATTCAAGTGGGACAAGCTAGAGGTGTGGAAATACTTGCAGCAATAAATAAGGGTTTAGAGGTTTATGAATATACTCCGTTGCAAATAAAACAATCTGTAGTAGGCTATGGTAGGGCTGAAAAGAGGCAAGTTCAGGAAATGGTTAAGATACTTCTTAATTTAAAGGAAATACCTAAGCCAGACGATGCAGCTGATGCATTGGCTGTAGCAATTTGTCATAGTAGTTGTTTAAATTATAAGGACATGTTTAAAATGAAATAAAGAGGTTGAATAAAATGTATGAATATATAACGGGAAAAGTCGTCAACACTAAGGATGATTATGTAGTATTAGATAATAATGGCATAGGCTATAAGATATATACTTCAAAGAATTCACTTATAGATATTGTTATTGGTCAAAATGTGACCATGTATATTCATTTTAGCTTACGGGAAGACGGAATTAATCTCTATGGTTTTACGACTGAAGAAGAATTGGAAATGTTTAATCTATTATTGCTAGTTTCTAAAATTGGACCAAAGGTGGGTTTGAACATTCTTTCTAGTCTTACACCAAATCAAATAAAGTTAGCAATTATTAAAAACGATTCTAGTCAGTTTTGTAACGCTCCAGGAGTTGGTAAAAAGACTGCATCTAGGATTATTTTGGAATTAAAGGATAGAATAAATAAAGAATGTATTGTAATTAATGAGGAACCTGAGTTAGAAAATGATGAGATAGAAATGGCTATACATGGTATAATGTCTCTAGGTTATTCCAAAGGAGAGGTATTAAAGGTTATTGATAAAATTGATACAAGGGGAATGGCCGCTGAGGATATTATTAGGGAAGTTTTGAAAAGGCTTTCTAAATAGTAAGGAGAGGTTATAGCAAATGGATAATGGAAATGAAAGAATTGTTTCTAGTTTAATTCAAAAAGAAGATAGGGAAATAGAGGCTAATTTAAGGCCTAAATGGTTGGAGGAATATATCGGGCAAGATAAAGTTAAGCAAAAACTAAAAATATTCATACAAGCCGCAAAGGAAAGGAAAGAACCTTTGGATCATGTACTCCTTTATGGTCCACCTGGGTTGGGAAAAACTACTCTAGCTAATATCATTGCTAATGAAATGGGAGTAAATGTTAGAATAACTTCAGGTCCTGCCATTGAAAGGCCAGGTGATTTGGCTAGCATATTGACCAATTTGGGAGAAGACGACGTATTATTTATCGATGAAATACATAGATTAAATAGATCTGTAGAGGAGATACTGTATCCTGCTATGGAGGATTTTGCTCTAGACATTATCATAGGAAAAGGACCTAGTGCTAGGTCTATTAGACTGGATTTATCAAGGTTTACCTTAATTGGTGCTACAACAAGAGCAGGTTTATTAACATCTCCATTGAGGGATAGATTTGGAGTAATGCTAAATTTGGAATTGTACGATAAATATAGTTTACAAGAGATTGTTAAGCGATCCTCCAAAATATTAAATATTCCCATTGACAATAAAGGAGCTATGGAGATAGCTAAAAGGTCTAGAGGCACACCTAGGATAGCAAATAGATTGTTAAAGAGGGTGAGGGATTATGCCCAGGTTATGGAGGATGGAATTATTACTTGGGATGTAGCCAAGAAAGGGTTAATGATGTTAGAAGTGGATGAACTTGGTTTAGATCAAGTTGACAGGAAAATACTTCTTACCATGATAGAAAGCTTTAACGGTGGGCCTGTAGGATTGGATACTCTTTCCGCAGCTACTGGTGAAGAAAGAACTACTATTGAAGATGTTTATGAACCCTATTTATTGCAAATAGGATTTATAAACAGGACTCCTAGAGGTAGGGTAGTTTCAAGGAAAGCTTATGAACATTTCAAAATACCGTTTAAGGAAGAGGAGGAGGGATAGGATGGAATCCTTTGGTAGGATGTTTTTGACATTAGGTATAGTTTTTGTAATAGTAGGTATAGCATTTACCCTTGGTTCGAAATTTGGTTTAGGGAAATTACCAGGGGATATTTTCATCCAAAAGGGCAATTTTACATTTTTCTTTCCAATTGCATCTAGTATAATTATTAGCATAATATTGACTTTATTATTAAATGTGATCAAAAGATAGGAGGACAGATTATGAAAAGGCTTTTTGTTTTCCTGGTACTAGTAATTTTAATCGTTGGAATACTTAATAGTGATTATATATATGCAAATTCTATGGAAAATAGCTTTATTGCGATAAGGTTGACAAGCCCTATAAAATCCAACTCTTATGTGAACCTGTATGGAGAAGAAGGCTTTTTAATATATAACAAAGGGGATTTAATAGGATATTTAGATTATTTTGAAGGGGAAAATGTTAGAGTAGCAGTATTGGAAAAAGATATCATAGGAATTTTTGATATGGAAGGTAATCTTCTATTTTCATACAATCAAGAAGAGGAATTGATTTTAACATCTGGGAAGTCTAACGAGAGAAAGGTGAGAGTAGAAGATAATTTTTACAGAGATTTTATACAATTTAAGATAATAGACGGTAATTTAATAGTTATAAATTATATCGATTTAGAAAACTATTTATACGGTGTAGTTCCGAGAGAAATGCCTGCCTCTTTTGAAATGGAAGCATTAAAAGCACAAGCCATTGCTTCCAGAACTTATGCGTTGAAAAATAGAAGTAAACACATTGCCCACGGATATGATCTTTGCGATAATACCCATTGTCAGGTTTACGGAGGTATGGATGGAGAACAGGAAAATACTAATAGAGCAGTAGATATGACAAGGGGGATGATTATTACTTATGCTGGAAATATAATAGATGCTTTATATCATTCAAATAGTGGAGGTATTACAGAAGCCTCATCGGAAGCTTGGGGTTATAATCATCCTTATTTAACTTCCGTTGACGATAAGTATTCCATTGATGCACCTAATGGTACTTGGAGTTATAAAATGACTACTGATGAAATTAATAGTAAATTAAAGGATTATGGTATAAATGTAGGCAATATATTAGATATTAAAATTACAGAGACTTCTTCTAGTGGTCGGGTTACAAAACTTAAAATAGTAGGGACTTCCGGAGAAAGGACATTGAGTAAAGGGGAAATTAGAGAGGTATTAGGGTTAAATGAAATCAAAAGCAATCTATTTACCATAAAAAAAGGTTCTTATGAAGAAGTTAATTCCAATGTATATGCAATTGATAGTAAAAGTTCAACTCCCCAATTAGTGGATTTAAATAATGTAAAAGTAATTGATAGCAGTTTTGAACGAAGATCTTCCAGAGGTATTACCAGTAGGTTTATTAACCGAGATGGAATAGTAGGAAATGATAGTAGTGTTTCTCAACAGGTTAATAGTTTCATAATAGAAGGAAAGGGATATGGTCATGGAGTAGGTATGAGTCAATGGGGAGCTAAGAAGATGGCGGAACTTGGGTATTCTTATGAAGATATATTAAAGCATTATTATAGTGGAATTGATATTACAATTAATAATAGGTAGAGGATGATGCAATGAAAACTGAAGATTTTTATTATGATTTACCAGAAGAACTAATTGCCCAATATCCTATTGAGGATAGAGAAGAGTCTAGGCTTCTAGTCCTCGACAAGAAAACTGGCAAATTAGAGGATAGGATATTTAAGGATATAATAGATTATTTCTATCCCGGGGATTGCTTGGTATTAAACGATACTCGGGTAATACCAGCTAGGCTGTTTGGCAGTAGAGAAGGCAAAAAAGAGAAGATTGAATTTTTATTACTTAAGAGGGTTGAAAGGGATACGTGGGAAACTCTGGTAAGGCCAGGTAAAAAAGTTAAACCTAATAACAGGATAATTTTTAGAGATGGGTTATTAATAGCTGATGTTTTATCCATTAATGAAGATGGGACTAGGAATGTAAAATTCATTTATGATGGTATATTTGAAGAAATACTGGATAAATTAGGAGAGATGCCTTTACCCCCATATATTAAAGGAGAATTGAAGGATAAAGAAAGGTATCAGACTGTATATTCAAAACATGAGGGCTCTGCGGCAGCACCTACGGCTGGTCTACATTTTACCATGGAATTACTAAAGCGAATTGAAGAAAAAAGAGTTAATATAGCTTATTTGACTTTACATGTAGGTTTGGGTACTTTTAGACCTGTAAAAGTGGAAAATATTGAAGAACACCATATGCACTCTGAATATTATGAAGTCTCCAAAGAAGCAGCTGACATCATTAATAGGACTAAAAGTGAGGGAGGTAGGATTATTGCTGTTGGCACTACGAGTACTAGAACTCTCGAAACAGTAGCCAATCAAAAAGGTGAGATTATACCAAGCAAGGGTTGGACTGATATATTCATTTATCCAGGCTATGAGTTTAAAATAATTGATGGACTGATAACGAATTTCCATCTGCCAGAGTCTACTCTTTTGATGCTTGTATGTGCTTTTGCTGGCAAGGACAATATATTTAATGCATATAAGTACGCTATAGAAAACAAATTTAGATTTTTCAGCTTTGGAGATGCAATGTTTATTAAATAACGAGGAGGAGCAGAATGACAGTAAGGTTTAGGCTTATAAAGGAGTCAAAGGAATGTATGGCAAGACTTGGGGAGCTAGAAACACCTCATGGAATTGTTGAGACTCCCATATTTATGCCCGTCGGCACTAAAGCAACTGTAAAAACTATGACGCCTGAAGAGGTTGAGGATTTGGGAGCTCAAATTATTTTGAGCAATACTTATCATTTATATTTAAGACCTGGGCATAAACTAATTGAGGAAGCAGGAGGCCTTCATAAATTTATGAATTGGGATGGCCCAATCCTAACTGATAGTGGTGGATTTCAAATTTTTAGTCTTGGTGATCTGCGTAAAATTTCAGAGGAGGGGGTAGAGTTTAAGTCCCATATCGATGGTTCTACCCATTTTATAAGTCCTGAAAAATCAATTGAGATTCAAAATTCATTGGGCTCGGATATTATGATGGCCTTTGATGAATGTGTTTCTTATCCTGCAGATTATGATTATGTGAAGAAATCTATGGAACGAACTACTAGATGGGCTAAAAGATGCAAGGATTTCCATAAAAACTGGGAAAAA is a window of Tepidimicrobium xylanilyticum DNA encoding:
- a CDS encoding SpoIID/LytB domain-containing protein; its protein translation is MKRLFVFLVLVILIVGILNSDYIYANSMENSFIAIRLTSPIKSNSYVNLYGEEGFLIYNKGDLIGYLDYFEGENVRVAVLEKDIIGIFDMEGNLLFSYNQEEELILTSGKSNERKVRVEDNFYRDFIQFKIIDGNLIVINYIDLENYLYGVVPREMPASFEMEALKAQAIASRTYALKNRSKHIAHGYDLCDNTHCQVYGGMDGEQENTNRAVDMTRGMIITYAGNIIDALYHSNSGGITEASSEAWGYNHPYLTSVDDKYSIDAPNGTWSYKMTTDEINSKLKDYGINVGNILDIKITETSSSGRVTKLKIVGTSGERTLSKGEIREVLGLNEIKSNLFTIKKGSYEEVNSNVYAIDSKSSTPQLVDLNNVKVIDSSFERRSSRGITSRFINRDGIVGNDSSVSQQVNSFIIEGKGYGHGVGMSQWGAKKMAELGYSYEDILKHYYSGIDITINNR
- a CDS encoding DUF2905 domain-containing protein; protein product: MESFGRMFLTLGIVFVIVGIAFTLGSKFGLGKLPGDIFIQKGNFTFFFPIASSIIISIILTLLLNVIKR
- a CDS encoding DUF3006 domain-containing protein; translation: MKGIVDRFEEDRVVIEILSDGGVLEFDRVLFPDNLKEGDVVEYIKDRFVINEEETRERERKTNDLFNSLIKK
- the ruvC gene encoding crossover junction endodeoxyribonuclease RuvC, which translates into the protein MIILGIDPGLAIVGYGVIEYKGNRYRLLDYGVIRTDSNIFFPQRLKLIYDELSSIIDRFNPADLAVEELFFNKNVKTAIQVGQARGVEILAAINKGLEVYEYTPLQIKQSVVGYGRAEKRQVQEMVKILLNLKEIPKPDDAADALAVAICHSSCLNYKDMFKMK
- a CDS encoding BofC C-terminal domain-containing protein; the encoded protein is MKKQNAILIFLFCTALFLVSFILGYKIMSGKAKNDNLISHNGKGVDPLNLEILKEEERISPNVYIEKKIHYKACNHNITIINDLDENIINMTEKEYREYMKENFPNVRIVHFTTSRIILREEKDHLCTNHYIIGESDGKVAIYKIDEYGMEVLDKVFNDYPITLLKEIDQKKLKEGIRVDSLEELSDVLENFIS
- the ruvA gene encoding Holliday junction branch migration protein RuvA, whose protein sequence is MYEYITGKVVNTKDDYVVLDNNGIGYKIYTSKNSLIDIVIGQNVTMYIHFSLREDGINLYGFTTEEELEMFNLLLLVSKIGPKVGLNILSSLTPNQIKLAIIKNDSSQFCNAPGVGKKTASRIILELKDRINKECIVINEEPELENDEIEMAIHGIMSLGYSKGEVLKVIDKIDTRGMAAEDIIREVLKRLSK
- a CDS encoding zinc dependent phospholipase C family protein; this encodes MFIIFGDTHKIIGCNICDNIYDIYGIKLDKNKLLWGSVAPDILPQFRLHRHYKKESLNYIVNEIIKLIFLSRFVDFNSAADPLAIKLLSKKIGIISHYLSDFVCLPHAERWTYVNSMFKHIKYESGLNDYAMNHNFKKNVITIDDIDMFQNRVIKLKVLLKKYIEDVIEEYSLKTGFANDLNFALSLNLKVSYFIIDTVKAYNEERYKDFAFEF
- the asnA gene encoding aspartate--ammonia ligase, with the protein product MRGLDVKETQIAIKIIKDYFERQLAKKLNLIRVSAPLFVRPESGLNDYLSGVEKAVSFKMRKYNEEIEIVQSLAKWKRFALKRYGFKIGEGIYTDMNAIRPDEVLDRTHSIYVDQWDWEKVISKENRNEEYLKKVVKDIYEVFKATEKRINRIYPFLKAKLPEEIKFITTQELEDRYPDKSPKEREHLICEEYKAVFLMKIGCRLKSGFPHDGRSPDYDDWELNGDILFWNPILGEALELSSMGIRVDGAALEKQLKIANAEERKEFIYHKMLLEGELPLTIGGGIGQSRICMYFLEKRHIGQVQASVWTDSIIEECEKEKIFLL
- a CDS encoding MBL fold metallo-hydrolase — translated: MNKNRIGILFLVLAFLIITTSCNVVTDTIPSEDYENLLKIHFIDVGQGDSTLIQLPNGEVSLIDGGPGSAQDKVVKYIEVLGIEEIDHLIVTHPHEDHIGGLPQIVENFKIKKVYMPNKTANTVVFEELLLAIKKQNLNIDIVKAGDYLIDEEQLKFYFLAPNRDDYDATNDFSIVSKIDFFDNSLIVAGDAEKNSEMDMIDSGLDLKADLLRVGHHGGRTSTNDDFLEKVNPKYSIISVGRENAYGHPHRETLERLNKIGTKILRTDRLGDIVFISDGQRWVYETEIARKENAVAIMYIGNKNTKVLHSIECNSLPIEENRIFFTSIVEAENMGYRPHKNCIK
- a CDS encoding MltG/YceG/YrrL family protein, with amino-acid sequence MFKKHRLPYLLLGLGIGIIVTNAVYTFYPQWTYREYTDEEIIEKAKELGMVFIKDNINITATTNQEDIQNHVQNEKEAEELRIEEEIETQEGGKTQEEEIYNEIAIEDVEEITFSIKYGDSLIKVSRGLEKAGIINDAEDFLKYGKAKGIDKRLRVGDYKLTKGLDYDTIISILLKQEELNKSNTK
- a CDS encoding CBS domain-containing protein, whose translation is MYVKNHMLRREKLVTLDLQDNIYTALKKIQEGDFMSLPVLEGDEFKGYLMKEAIYRNYFEYNQGDKNEFLKNTKVKDLYSTNFRSIKEDDYIENASYLLKEWRTPFLPVFDSKNKFTGILTHSSIFDAFSEIFGLDKGTRIVVNMLDIPGQLAKLTEVIRKENVNIINFAAVDAKVLDVYRVIIRVDTKDVIGLIEKIEKAGFKIGEISR
- a CDS encoding O-acetyl-ADP-ribose deacetylase translates to MYIYNKTKINIIQGDITKMEVDAIVNAANNTLLGGGGVDGAIHRAGGPTILEQCKKIGGCPTGEARITTAGNMPSRYVIHTVGPVYRDGTSGEEKLLYNAYYNSLKLAKEYNLKTIAFPAISTGVYNYPKLDAAEVATRAVMDFIAKENFIEEVYFVLFNQDNYQIYKEILDKKLNG
- the ruvB gene encoding Holliday junction branch migration DNA helicase RuvB, yielding MDNGNERIVSSLIQKEDREIEANLRPKWLEEYIGQDKVKQKLKIFIQAAKERKEPLDHVLLYGPPGLGKTTLANIIANEMGVNVRITSGPAIERPGDLASILTNLGEDDVLFIDEIHRLNRSVEEILYPAMEDFALDIIIGKGPSARSIRLDLSRFTLIGATTRAGLLTSPLRDRFGVMLNLELYDKYSLQEIVKRSSKILNIPIDNKGAMEIAKRSRGTPRIANRLLKRVRDYAQVMEDGIITWDVAKKGLMMLEVDELGLDQVDRKILLTMIESFNGGPVGLDTLSAATGEERTTIEDVYEPYLLQIGFINRTPRGRVVSRKAYEHFKIPFKEEEEG